Proteins co-encoded in one Arachis hypogaea cultivar Tifrunner chromosome 13, arahy.Tifrunner.gnm2.J5K5, whole genome shotgun sequence genomic window:
- the LOC112736253 gene encoding subtilisin-like protease SBT3.9: MSTTNARNMRWNRMDQWLVISAILLLQDFLFLSQILAETTTSVHIVYMGDKIFDNPDTTKKVHHKILSSLLGSKEAAKNSILYSYKHGFSGFAARLTKSQAEEVAKFPGVVSVIPNRIHKLHTTRSWDFLGIHHSSSNTLSNEINLGEGTIIGVIDTGIWPESVSFNDEAMGKIPSRWKGVCEVGEQFSSKNCNKKIIGARWFLKGISHHAKKLILGNESSEYLSARDAIGHGTHTASTAAGYFVENANYRGLASGIARGGAPLAHLAIYKACWDISVGGCSGADILKAFDKAIHDGVDILTVSLGLNIPLFSYVDQRDAIAIGSFHATAKGITVICSAGNSGPNSLTVSNTAPWIITVAATTIDRAFPAAIILGNNLTLWGESLDAGKHSNGFVGLTYSERVALDPDDDTAKDCQSGSLNATMAAGKIVLCFSLSEEQDIISASLAVREAGGVGIIFAQSHEDGLNQCGSFPCVKVDYEVGTQIVSYIRRARFPTASLSFPKTVIGKWTSPRVASFSSRGPSTMSPSVLKPDIAAPGVDILAAFTPKGTTKNNAFQFLSGTSMSCPHVAGIAALIKSKHSTWSPAAIRSAMVTTASQIGNDGSFVSEEGSTLKGADPFDIGGGHVNPIKAMDPGLIYDIITEDYIQFLCSMGYSSSSIRKVTKTTRSCEKQNYQGLNLNLPSISVPNLKKAAKVTRTVTNVGNITAVYRAIVKEPYGIEVRVEPQILSFNSDTTILSFSVMLHSTQKVHNGDYRFGSLTWTDGKHSVRTPLAVRTIKFES, from the exons ATGAGTACTACTAATGCAAGGAACATGAGATGGAATAGAATGGACCAATGGCTTGTAATTTCAGCTATTCTTTTACTGCAAGATTTTCTGTTCCTCTCTCAGATACTTGCTGAGACCACAACCTCT GTGCATATTGTATACATGGGGGATAAGATATTTGATAATCCAGACACTACTAAAAAGGTTCACCACAAAATATTATCTTCACTTCTAGGAAG CAAAGAAGCTGCAAAGAATTCAATTCTTTACAGCTATAAGCATGGATTTTCAGGGTTTGCTGCAAGGTTAACAAAATCTCAAGCAGAAGAAGTAGCAA AATTTCCGGGGGTAGTTTCTGTCATTCCGAATCGGATACACAAACTTCACACAACAAGAAGTTGGGACTTCCTTGGTATCCATCATTCATCTTCAAACACTCTTTCCAATGAAATCAACTTAGGTGAAGGAACCATAATAGGTGTCATTGACACAG GAATCTGGCCAGAGTCTGTGAGTTTTAACGACGAAGCGATGGGAAAAATCCCATCAAGGTGGAAAGGAGTTTGTGAAGTGGGAGAGCAATTCAGTTCCAAAAACTGCAACAAAAAGATAATAGGTGCTAGATGGTTCTTGAAAGGAATATCTCATCATGCTAAGAAGCTGATCCTTGGAAATGAAAGCAGCGAATATCTCTCGGCTCGAGACGCTATAGGCCATGGCACTCACACAGCTTCCACAGCAGCAGGGTACTTTGTAGAAAATGCAAACTACAGAGGACTTGCTTCTGGCATAGCCAGAGGAGGAGCTCCACTTGCACACTTAGCTATATACAAGGCATGCTGGGACATTTCTGTTGGAGGTTGTTCTGGTGCAGATATCCTTAAGGCTTTTGACAAGGCAATACATGATGGAGTAGACATTTTAACAGTTTCTCTTGGCCTTAACATTCCTTTGTTCTCATATGTTGATCAGCGCGACGCCATAGCAATTGGTTCCTTTCATGCAACTGCTAAGGGAATCACAGTTATATGTTCAGCTGGGAATTCTGGTCCCAACTCTCTAACAGTTTCAAATACTGCTCCATGGATTATCACAGTTGCAGCCACCACCATAGATAGGGCCTTTCCGGCTGCGATTATTCTTGGAAATAATCTCACTCTCTGG GGGGAGTCCTTAGATGCTGGAAAGCATAGCAATGGATTTGTTGGACTAACATACTCCGAACGTGTCGCTTTAGATCCTGATGATGATACAGC TAAGGATTGTCAGTCCGGAAGTCTGAATGCTACAATGGCAGCAGGCAAAATTGTGCTATGCTTTTCGCTATCCGAGGAACAGGATATCATCTCTGCATCGCTTGCTGTAAGGGAAGCTGGAGGAGTTGGAATAATATTTGCACAATCTCATGAAGATGGACTCAACCAATGTGGCTCCTTTCCATGTGTTAAGGTAGATTATGAAGTAGGGACACAGATAGTATCCTATATTAGAAGAGCAAG GTTTCCAACTGCAAGCCTAAGTTTTCCAAAGACTGTTATTGGAAAATGGACTTCTCCAAGAGTTGCATCATTCTCATCAAGAGGACCTAGCACTATGTCTCCTTCTGTGTTAAAG CCAGACATAGCAGCACCAGGTGTAGACATTTTGGCGGCATTTACACCAAAAGGCACCACAAAGAATAATGCATTTCAATTCTTATCTGGAACTTCAATGTCATGTCCTCATGTGGCTGGAATAGCAGCTCTCATCAAATCCAAACACTCAACATGGTCTCCTGCAGCCATAAGATCAGCTATGGTTACAACAG CATCTCAAATTGGAAATGATGGAAGCTTTGTATCTGAAGAGGGTTCCACACTTAAGGGAGCTGATCCGTTCGACATTGGTGGCGGCCATGTAAACCCCATCAAAGCAATGGATCCAGGGCTCATATATGATATCATCACTGAGGATTATATCCAGTTCCTATGTTCCATGGGATATAGTAGTTCATCCATTAGAAAAGTGACCAAGACAACAAGAAGTTGTGAAAAACAGAACTACCAAGGACTGAACCTTAACCTTCCTTCCATATCAGTTCCAAACTTGAAGAAGGCTGCAAAAGTAACAAGAACAGTGACAAATGTAGGAAACATAACTGCAGTTTATAGAGCTATAGTGAAGGAACCATATGGCATAGAAGTAAGAGTTGAACCTCAAATTCTGAGTTTCAACTCAGACACCACAATACTTTCCTTTAGTGTCATGCTTCATTCAACTCAAAAGGTTCATAATGGTGATTACAGATTTGGGAGCCTAACTTGGACAGATGGCAAGCATTCTGTGAGGACCCCACTAGCTGTGAGGACCATAAAGTTTGAATCATAA